CTGTGGTGTTTCGAGCCATATTATATTCCATCCTAATTTCATATAACATTAACTTTTTTTGGAGACTAAAGCTAGGCTATACGGTGAATAATATTAAAAAGATATAGCTAAAAACAAGTAAAAGCCCATTGTTACGGTTATTAGGTCCCATAAAAAAGACTTATACAAACACCTAAAGGCGAAGTTGCATAAGCAACTTCGCCTCCAGAAATATTCGTAAGGATACGAAAAATTCGATTAACGTTTTGAGTACTGGTACTTTGCGCGAGCGCCGGGCTGACCGTACTTTTTACGTTCTTTCTTACGAGCATCGCGGGTAAGAAGGCCAGCGCGTTTGAGAACTGAACGCATTTCTGGGTCCATTTCGATCAGTGCGCGAGAGATGCCATGTCTTACAGCCTGAGCCTGACCGGCTACACCACCACCGCAAGTGTTGACTTTAATGTCGAGCTTGCCGAGTGTTCTGGTCAGTTTGAGGGGCTGCTGTACAATCATTCTCAGGGTCTTACGGGGAAAGAATTCCTCGAAAGATTTACCGTTGATGGTGATTTCTCCGCTACCTTTGTAGATGCGGGTACGAGCAATGGCAGTTTTTCTTTTACCTGTACCGTAATTAAAATCTTGGCTCATTATATCTGCTCCGGAATTTAAAACTCAAGTGGCTTGGGCTGCTGTGCAGTGTGAGGATGATCAGTGCCTGCATAAACTTTCAGTTTTTTGATCATCTGACGACCGAGACGATTTTTGGGAAGCATGCCGCGAACAGCGGTTTCGATAACGAGTTCAGGCTTCCTTTCAAGCATTTCAGCCAGATTTCTAGTCTTGAGTCCACCGGGATAGTTGGTGTGCTTGTAGTAGTTTTTCTGGTCCATTTTGTTGCCGGTAACTTTGATTTTGTCAGCGTTCAGTACGATAACGAAATCTCCGGTATCAACATGGGGTGCGAAAATAGGTTTGTCTTTTCCGCGCAGTTTGTTGGCAATCCTGGTTGCCAGACGTCCGAGTACCATATCAGAGGCATCAACAACATACCAATCGTGTACGATGTCCTCTGTTTTGGGAGTATATGTTTTCATCTAAAATGCTCCTTACGTAAAAACTGGAATGGGACTTATAAGCTGTCTTATCTTGTCCTGTCAAGAGCTGATTTCCAGTTCGTAATTTTTTTTATCAGCCTTCACTGACGATCTTTTTCAGTTTTGAGAAGGCATTTTCAATCCCGGCAGGATTTGTTCCTCCTGCCTGAGCCATATCAGGCCTTCCACCACCACCGCCGCCAACTTCGGCCGCGACCTCTTTAATCAGGTTTCCGGCCTTGAATCTGTCATGCAGATCCTTGGTGACAGCAACGATAAGTGAGACCTTGCCTTCTCCTGTCACAGCCGCGAGGCAGATGATTCCTGATTCCATTTTGGATTTCAGTGCATCGGTCTGATCTCTCAGTGCTTTGACGTTGGTGACTTCCAACTTGGCGGCCAGAACCTTGACTCCGGAGATTTCCTCTACGGATTGCATAAGGTCTGAACCAGCGCCGGATGCCAGCTTGGCTTGCAGTCTGTCATTATCTTTTGTCAGTTCTTTCACCTGAGCCATCAAGCCGGATATTCTATCCGCAAGATGTCCGGGAGTTGCTTTGAGCATGGCTAGCGAGTTGTCAAGCTCATTACGCTGCTCCTGCAGGAAGCGAAGGGAATTCCATCCGGTCGCAGCTTCGATACGGCGTATTCCGGCTGCAACTCCTGATTCGGAAAGAATCACGAAGGTGCCGGCTTCCCCGGTTGCTCTAAGGTGAGTCCCGCCACAGAGTTCCATACTCTGCCCCGGGATTTCCACCACTCTTACCTCGTCGCCGTATTTTTCACCGAAAAGCGCTGTAGCTCCCAGTTTGTGAGCTTCTTCATTGGACATTACGCTTTTCTTTACGGTGATATCGGCGAGTATCGCTTTGTTTACATCATCTTCTACTGCCTTGATCTCTTCCGGAGTCATCGCGGCAATATGGGTGAAGTCAAAGCGCAACCTGTCCGGACCGACCAGAGAGCCGGCCTGTTTGACGTGGTCGCCAAGTACTTTACGCAGAGCTGAGTGGAGAAGGTGTGTAACGGTGTGGTTTCGCGCGGTGGCGATTCTCCTGTTCTCATCAACTGCGAGAGTTGCTTCCTGTTCCGGGAGCAGTTCACCTTCGTTGACAAAGACTTTCTGGCCGATAAGTTCGGGAGAAGGTTTTACTGATTCGAGAACATCGGCTGAGCCGGTCATGGTCTCGATCGATCCTGTATCTCCCTGCTGACCGCCGGATTCTCCGTAAAAAGGAGTTGCCGCGGTAACAATGTATCCGCCCTGTCCCTGAGTCAGACGTTCAAGGTGTTCGCCTTCTTCGGAAAGGATGCTAAGTATCCTGGATTCCCCGGTAAGGGTTTCATAACCTGTGAAGCGGTTTTTAAGGCTCGCTTCAAGGAGATGGTGAAAAATTGATGCTACGTCTTTTTCCCCGGAGCCTTTCCAGGCTTTTTTAGCTCTGGATTTCTGCTCCAGCATTGCTGCCTTGAATCCGTCTTCGTCTACACTGAAGCCTTTCTTCTCGGCTACGTCATTAACGATATCAAGGGGAAAGCCGTATGTGTCGTAAAGTTTGAAAGCTATTTCTCCGGTAATAGTCGCAGATCCCTTCTTGCCGAGATCTTCCATTTCTTCTTCAAGAATAAGGAGTCCCTTGTCGAGGGTCTGGCTGAACCGTTCTTCTTCCTCTCTAACCATACGAAGCATGAAATCTTTGTTTGCTTCCAGCTCGGGATACTGTCCGCCCATCTGTTCCACTACGCGTTCAACTGATCTGTAGAGGAAAGGATCGGTGAGACCGATGAGACGTCCGAATCTGAAAGCGCGCCTGATAAGACGGCGCAGAACGTATCCGCGTCCTTCATTTGAAGGAAGAATCTGGTCGGTGATAAGAAATGCTATGGATCTGGAATGGTCGGCGATAACCTGAAGAGCCGTGTCGGTCTCTTTGTCATCTTTGTATTTTACACCGGCCTCTTTAGCTACCGCCTGAATCAGCGGCTGAAAAAGATCTGTCTCAAAGTTGGACTGCACGCCCTGACAGACCGCAGCAATTCTTTCAAGTCCCATTCCGGTGTCGATAGACGGGCGCGGCAGGGGAACTCTGTTGCCGGATTCATCCTGATCGTACTGCATGAAAACGAGGTTCCAGATTTCAAGAAATCTGTCACAGTCGCATTTTCCAATGCCGCAGTTCGGTCCGCAGGACATTTCTTCGCCCTGATCTATATGCACTTCCGAGCAGGGGCCGCACGGTCCTGTGTCGCCCATGGACCAGAAGTTGTCCTTTTCACCGAGGCGATAGATTCTGTCAGCTGGAACATTGGCTACTTTCTGCCATAGTTCGCCGGCTTCATCAT
The nucleotide sequence above comes from Maridesulfovibrio bastinii DSM 16055. Encoded proteins:
- the rplM gene encoding 50S ribosomal protein L13 codes for the protein MKTYTPKTEDIVHDWYVVDASDMVLGRLATRIANKLRGKDKPIFAPHVDTGDFVIVLNADKIKVTGNKMDQKNYYKHTNYPGGLKTRNLAEMLERKPELVIETAVRGMLPKNRLGRQMIKKLKVYAGTDHPHTAQQPKPLEF
- the alaS gene encoding alanine--tRNA ligase, giving the protein MMKASEIREKFLNFFKKNGHTVVDSSSLIPRDDPSLLFTNAGMVQFKKTFLGQEKRDYIRATTSQKCLRVGGKHNDLENVGRTARHHTFFEMLGNFSFGDYFKEDAIKFCWTFLTEELGLPKEKLYITIYKDDDEAGELWQKVANVPADRIYRLGEKDNFWSMGDTGPCGPCSEVHIDQGEEMSCGPNCGIGKCDCDRFLEIWNLVFMQYDQDESGNRVPLPRPSIDTGMGLERIAAVCQGVQSNFETDLFQPLIQAVAKEAGVKYKDDKETDTALQVIADHSRSIAFLITDQILPSNEGRGYVLRRLIRRAFRFGRLIGLTDPFLYRSVERVVEQMGGQYPELEANKDFMLRMVREEEERFSQTLDKGLLILEEEMEDLGKKGSATITGEIAFKLYDTYGFPLDIVNDVAEKKGFSVDEDGFKAAMLEQKSRAKKAWKGSGEKDVASIFHHLLEASLKNRFTGYETLTGESRILSILSEEGEHLERLTQGQGGYIVTAATPFYGESGGQQGDTGSIETMTGSADVLESVKPSPELIGQKVFVNEGELLPEQEATLAVDENRRIATARNHTVTHLLHSALRKVLGDHVKQAGSLVGPDRLRFDFTHIAAMTPEEIKAVEDDVNKAILADITVKKSVMSNEEAHKLGATALFGEKYGDEVRVVEIPGQSMELCGGTHLRATGEAGTFVILSESGVAAGIRRIEAATGWNSLRFLQEQRNELDNSLAMLKATPGHLADRISGLMAQVKELTKDNDRLQAKLASGAGSDLMQSVEEISGVKVLAAKLEVTNVKALRDQTDALKSKMESGIICLAAVTGEGKVSLIVAVTKDLHDRFKAGNLIKEVAAEVGGGGGGRPDMAQAGGTNPAGIENAFSKLKKIVSEG
- the rpsI gene encoding 30S ribosomal protein S9, encoding MSQDFNYGTGKRKTAIARTRIYKGSGEITINGKSFEEFFPRKTLRMIVQQPLKLTRTLGKLDIKVNTCGGGVAGQAQAVRHGISRALIEMDPEMRSVLKRAGLLTRDARKKERKKYGQPGARAKYQYSKR